One segment of Solanum lycopersicum chromosome 1, SLM_r2.1 DNA contains the following:
- the LOC101246765 gene encoding serine/threonine-protein kinase-like protein At5g23170 has product MKEFEYKELEKATENFSQSRLIGKGSHGCVYKGILEEGKNIVAIKKQSLGLQKIHDNSKLENEVSILSSLPENSFIVNFLGTSHHDSSSKNETFLIMEYLPNGTLYQMLHAKNNIIPNWPKRAQIAIQVAKAIQFLHQTKPNSIVHRDIKSANILFDSNWNAKLADLGLALRMKNDDQDESPSYSYSYNSVTRPAGTIGYLDPDYTKPSKLSTKNDVFSFGVLLFEIMSSRKAIDVSKSPVSIVDWATKLIKEGQSLEICDKRMHVPWYMEATIKNMLSIATRCVSPKKITRPTIEEIVMEMENVIIEPIKYPLWNILRGLTLLRRKRKRCRKNCCIITTNNVTKTCAQHEKKLLIREILADKVTE; this is encoded by the coding sequence ATGAAGGAATTTGAGTATAAAGAGCTTGAAAAAGCCACAGAAAATTTCTCACAATCAAGACTCATTGGTAAAGGAAGTCATGGATGTGTATATAAAGGCATATTAGAAGAAGGTAAGAATATTGTAGCTATAAAGAAACAATCATTGGGTCTTCAAAAAATTCATGATAACTCCAAACTCGAAAACGAAGTAAGTATTCTATCTTCTTTGCCTGAAAACTCTTTCATCGTTAACTTTCTTGGAACGAGTCATCATGACTCGTCGTCCAAGAATGAAACATTTCTCATCATGGAGTATTTGCCAAATGGCACCCTTTATCAAATGCTTCatgcaaaaaataatatcattccTAATTGGCCTAAACGTGCCCAAATAGCCATTCAAGTTGCTAAAGCAATCCAATTTCTTCACCAAACTAAGCCTAATTCAATTGTTCATAGAGATATAAAGTCAGCCAACATTTTGTTTGATTCAAATTGGAATGCTAAGTTGGCTGATCTTGGACTTGCTTTAAGGATGAAAAATGATGATCAGGACGAGTCACCCAGTTATAGTTATAGTTATAATTCGGTGACTCGTCCTGCTGGTACGATTGGATACCTAGATCCTGATTACACCAAACCAAGTAAATTAAGCACGAAAAACGATGTGTTTAGTTTTGGGGTCCTACTATTCGAAATTATGTCTTCGAGAAAGGCGATCGATGTATCGAAATCGCCTGTTTCTATAGTTGATTGGgcaacaaaattaattaaagaaggaCAAAGTTTGGAAATTTGTGATAAAAGAATGCATGTACCATGGTACATGGAGGCCACGATAAAGAACATGTTAAGCATAGCAACACGTTGTGTCTCTCCAAAGAAAATAACAAGACCAACAATTGAAGAAATTGTGATGGAAATGGAGAATGTGATAATTGAGCCAATTAAGTATCCATTATGGAATATATTACGAGGCCTAACACTTTtgagaaggaaaagaaaaagatgtaGAAAAAATTGTTGTATTATTACTACAAATAATGTTACCAAGACATGTGCACAACATGAAAAGAAGTTGTTGATTAGGGAAATATTGGCAGATAAAGTCACAGAGTAG
- the LOC101247070 gene encoding small ribosomal subunit protein eS12 isoform X2, producing MDIMTALQLVLRKSKAHGGLARGLHEGAKVIEKHAAQLCVLAEDCDQPDYVKLVKGLCADHNVSLITVPNAKTLGEWAGLCKIDSEGKARKVVGCGCVVVKDYGEETEGLHIVQEYVKSH from the exons ATGGATATCATGACTGCTCTGCAGCTGGTGCTCAGGAAGTCTAAAGCTCATGGAGGGCTTGCTCGAGGACTTCATGAAGGTGCTAAGGTCATTGAGAAGCATGCTGCACAGCTTTGTGTGCTAGCAGAGGACTGTGATCAGCCAGATTATGTCAAACTGGTGAAAGGACTTTGTGCTGATCACAACGTCAGTTTGATTACAGTTCCCAATGCAAAGACTCTTGGCGAATGGGCTGGT TTATGTAAGATTGATTCTGAAGGTAAAGCAAGGAAGGTTGTTGGTTGTGGCTGTGTTGTCGTGAAG GATTACGGTGAAGAGACTGAGGGTCTCCATATCGTCCAAGAGTATGTGAAGTCTCATTAG
- the LOC101247070 gene encoding small ribosomal subunit protein eS12 isoform X1, with amino-acid sequence MSGEDAAVAVPAVETPAPALGEPMDIMTALQLVLRKSKAHGGLARGLHEGAKVIEKHAAQLCVLAEDCDQPDYVKLVKGLCADHNVSLITVPNAKTLGEWAGLCKIDSEGKARKVVGCGCVVVKDYGEETEGLHIVQEYVKSH; translated from the exons atgtcTGG AGAGGATGCTGCTGTTGCTGTTCCCGCTGTCGAGACTCCTGCTCCAGCACTTGGAGAGCCCATGGATATCATGACTGCTCTGCAGCTGGTGCTCAGGAAGTCTAAAGCTCATGGAGGGCTTGCTCGAGGACTTCATGAAGGTGCTAAGGTCATTGAGAAGCATGCTGCACAGCTTTGTGTGCTAGCAGAGGACTGTGATCAGCCAGATTATGTCAAACTGGTGAAAGGACTTTGTGCTGATCACAACGTCAGTTTGATTACAGTTCCCAATGCAAAGACTCTTGGCGAATGGGCTGGT TTATGTAAGATTGATTCTGAAGGTAAAGCAAGGAAGGTTGTTGGTTGTGGCTGTGTTGTCGTGAAG GATTACGGTGAAGAGACTGAGGGTCTCCATATCGTCCAAGAGTATGTGAAGTCTCATTAG